The Bacillota bacterium DNA window GGACCCCATACCCCCCTCCGCCGCTTTCAAGGATCCCCATGCACCAGTTCCCCCTCCCGCCGGATGCGTGCGGCCAGGGTAGGCGAACAGCTCTCGACCCGCACGAGGTCGAAAGGAAGCGGCCCGGTACTCTCCAGCACGCCAAAGGCTTCCAGGTACCTCTCCGGAGGCAGGCCCTCGCAGGCAACGTCGATGTCCGACCGCTCGTCGAAGCGCCCCGGGTCCAGGATCGAGCCAAAAAGCCAGACCCTCGTAACAGGGTAGCGCTCGACAAGCGCCACCACCATTGCCTCGGCCTGCGCACGGGCACGTTCGTAGCGAGCCCGGCGAAGTCGTCTTTCACGGGCGACCCTGGCCCGATGACCCCTCAGGTACGTCGCAATGGAGTCAGTCATGACAGTCCCTTCATCAAAAGAGGCGCAGCCGCTGCGCACCCATTGTAGCACACCCCCCGCGCAGGGCGTGGGCCTCGAGGTCCATGGGTACGTGATCCCCTGCTTTTCTCGGGAGGAGGCACCCTGCGCTGCAGGCGAACTCTGGGTGAGAGCCCGTCTGATTAAGAATCTGACAGGACCAGGATTTCGGCTTCCGCATCGAACCTTTCCCGAAGCCTCTGGCCGACACCGGGTTGCGCATTTGCGGCAAGCGGAAGGCCGTGGTGAAGCCGGTATGGGGCCAGATCAAACAGGCGAGGGGTTTTCGGCGCCTTTCGCGGCGAAGCCCGGTGGAGTGTGAGCGGGAGTTTGCGCTGGTCGCCGCGGTCCACAATGCTTTGAAGCTCTTCCGATATGCGGCCCATCAGGTCGCGGCCTTTTCGGAGCGCCTGCAAGGGAGGAGCCCGAGGCCCCTGGTGAAGCGGCAACGTGGCGAGGCTCCCCCTCCAGCCCCGCCTCCACCCGCCCCCGCCGGTCCTCGACAGAGGTGGCTCGCGCCTCCGGTCCCCCACGAGTCCGGGTTGGAGTGGGCGACCGGGCGCAGCCCCTTGAAGACCGAGGTAGGGAGGCGCAACGGCAGCACATGGGGGTCGGCGGGGCCGTCTCACCCGCCGCTCTCCGTTTACCGGAGGGCCCCCTCCGGAGCATTCGGCGCAGCCACAGGCCGCGCCCCTGCCTCCGGGTGGCCCGGCTTGGCACCCCGGCTTCACTTGTGTAGCTGATTCCGACGGCTGGTCCGGTGGAATTACGGGGTAGCAGAGTTGCGGTCCGGGATCCGGCCCAATGCGTTGCGTGCACCGACCAGGCACGGCTTCCCGAGCCAACGCGGCGTGCACAAACATCCCGGCCGCGGCCAGTGGCTTGCTGCACGTCCGCCCGGGCCTGCACCTCGGCGGGGTTACTCCCCTCGGAGCCTGGGGTCGAGGGCGTCACGCAGGCCGTCACCCAGGAGGTTGAAGGCCAGGACCGCGACGAAGATGGCGGCGCCCGGCCAGTAGGCCATCCAGGGAGCGGTCTGCAGATAACCCTGGGCAAAGCGCAGCGAGGAGCCCCAGCTCGGATCAGGGGGCTGCACACCCAGCCCCAGGTAGCTCAGTCCCGCTTCCGCAATGATGGCCGCCGCTACGGCCAGGGAGGCCTGTACCAGAACCGGCCCGAGGCAGTTGGGAATCGCGTGAACGAACAGGATCCGCAGGTCTGAAGCGCCCACGGCCCGGGCGGCCGCGATGAATTCCTGCTCGCGCACCTGCATGACCTGCGCCCGCACCACCCGGATGACGCTCGGCACAAACCCGATGCCGATGGCGATGATGGCGTTTCCAAGCCCGGGGCCCAGCGCCGCCACCATGGCCAGGGCCAGGATGAGAAACGGGAAGGCCTGGAGGGCATCCACCACCCGCATCAGCACCATCTCGTCCCACACGCCACGGTAGTACCCGCTGACCAGGCCCACGGGAAGCCCCACCGCAACGGCAATGGCAACGGAAAAGAAGCCGGCCTTCAGCGACACACGGGTTCCGAAGATCACCCGGGAGAGGACGTCTCTTCCCAGTTCGTCAGTGCCAAACCAGTGGGCCCAGCTTGGCGGCTGCATGATGGCATCGTAATCTTGCAAGTTGGAGGGATAAGGGGCCAGCCACGGGGCTGCGAGCGCGATGGCCACCAGCAGCGCTGCGGCGGCAGCACCGAAGACGCCTGCCTTGTTTTTCGAAAACCGCTTCCAGAAGTCGGCAACCCCCACCAGACGGGGCGCCGGCAGCGTCACCAACTCGGCCGCTGCAGGGCGAACGGCGGCCATCAAGCTGTCCCTCCCAGGGTGGAAACCTTGATCCGGGGGTCGGCCAGCGCGTAAAGAACATCCACCACCAGATTGATGCCGATGACCATCAGGGCGGATACCAGCACCGCCCCCTGAACCACCGGGATGTCCCGGGTGAAGATGGCGTCCACGATGAGGCGCCCGAACCCGGGAATGGTGAAGATCGTTTCGGTGATGACCAGTCCGCTCAACAGCCCCGCCACCTGAAGCCCGCTGGCCGTGATGACCGGAATGAGCGCGTTGCGTACGCCGTGGCGGAGCAGGACGGCCCATTCGGGCAGGCCCTTGGCCCGCGCCGTACGAACGTGCTCCGCTCGCAGCACGTCCAGCAGGCTCGAGCGCATGAACCGCGCGACCGTTGCGGCCGAACGAAAGCCGGTGGCGACGGCGGGAAGGACCATGGCGGCCAGGTTTCGGGCCAGGCTGTCGGTGAGCGGTACGTATCCGGAAGCGGGAAGCCACCGCAGGCGCAAGGCGAAGAGGATGATGAGGAGGATGCCCAACCAAAAGTGGGGGACAGATAATCCCGCCAGGGCGAAGATTGAACTGGCGTAGTCCGTCACGGTGCGCCGCCGAACCGCGCCCAGGATCCCGAGAGGCAGCGCGATGGCAGTGGCCAGCGCGAAGGAGAAGACGGCCAGCTCCAGGGTCGCCGGAAGCCTCTGCGCGATGAGCAGGGAAACGGGCTGATTGTCCAC harbors:
- a CDS encoding nucleotidyltransferase domain-containing protein; amino-acid sequence: MTDSIATYLRGHRARVARERRLRRARYERARAQAEAMVVALVERYPVTRVWLFGSILDPGRFDERSDIDVACEGLPPERYLEAFGVLESTGPLPFDLVRVESCSPTLAARIRREGELVHGDP
- a CDS encoding ABC transporter permease codes for the protein MAAVRPAAAELVTLPAPRLVGVADFWKRFSKNKAGVFGAAAAALLVAIALAAPWLAPYPSNLQDYDAIMQPPSWAHWFGTDELGRDVLSRVIFGTRVSLKAGFFSVAIAVAVGLPVGLVSGYYRGVWDEMVLMRVVDALQAFPFLILALAMVAALGPGLGNAIIAIGIGFVPSVIRVVRAQVMQVREQEFIAAARAVGASDLRILFVHAIPNCLGPVLVQASLAVAAAIIAEAGLSYLGLGVQPPDPSWGSSLRFAQGYLQTAPWMAYWPGAAIFVAVLAFNLLGDGLRDALDPRLRGE
- a CDS encoding ABC transporter permease, which gives rise to MAGFLARRFLLTVPVLFLVSLFVFSLLHFIPGDPATVILGPEAPAEARLALRQKLGLDLPLPVQYLRWTGRVLRGDLGRSLVDNQPVSLLIAQRLPATLELAVFSFALATAIALPLGILGAVRRRTVTDYASSIFALAGLSVPHFWLGILLIILFALRLRWLPASGYVPLTDSLARNLAAMVLPAVATGFRSAATVARFMRSSLLDVLRAEHVRTARAKGLPEWAVLLRHGVRNALIPVITASGLQVAGLLSGLVITETIFTIPGFGRLIVDAIFTRDIPVVQGAVLVSALMVIGINLVVDVLYALADPRIKVSTLGGTA